One genomic region from Bos indicus isolate NIAB-ARS_2022 breed Sahiwal x Tharparkar chromosome 17, NIAB-ARS_B.indTharparkar_mat_pri_1.0, whole genome shotgun sequence encodes:
- the ARVCF gene encoding splicing regulator ARVCF isoform X12 has protein sequence MPAELRQEQSPGSQASLATMPEAPEVLEETVTVEEDPGTPTSHVSIVTSEDGTTRRTETKVTKTVKTVTTRTLRQVPVGPDGLPLLDGGPPLGPFTDGPLDRHFLLRGGGPAATLSRTCLGGGGGFPDEPRDVPGYGSLSRGLGVRPPRGGPPGPGPGDGCFTLPSRREAFPVGPGPEPGPPASRSQPERFQAEPYGLEDDARSLAADEEGAPELEPDYCTAARRRPDCGRGLRSRAYEDVVDDGGELMEERPPFPATAAPLAQPERGSLGSLERVVRRSPSADSARKEPRWRDPELPEVLAMLRHPVDPVKANAAAYLQHLCFENEAVKRRVRQLRGLPLLVALLDHPRAEVRRRACGALRNLSYGRDADNKAAIRDCGGVPALVRLLRAARDSEVRELVTGTLWNLSSYEPLKMVIIDHGLQTLTHEVIVPNSGWEPEPNEDSKPRDAEWTTVFKNTSGCLRNVSSDGAEARRRLRECEGLVDALLHALQSAVGRKDTDNKSVENCVCIVRNLSYHVHKEVPGAERYQEAEPEPPGGSGSAQRRSREDAGCFGGKKAKGKRDGEMDQNSDTLDLPKRTEAAKGFELLYQPEVVRLYLSLLTESRNFNTLEAAAGALQNLSAGNWVWATYIRAAVRKERGLPVLVELLQSETDKVVRAVAIALRNLSLDRRNKDLIGSYAMAELVRNVRSAQAPARPGVRLEEDTVVAVLNTIHEIVSDSLDNARSLLQARGVPALVALGASSQSVREAKAASHVLQTVWSYKELRSALQKDGWSKARFQSAAANARGPRAAPSPGGLDDSTLPLVEKSLDGEKPGGRDMIPMEALGPDGYSTMDRRERRPRGSDPAGETSEKEPLKPDPSRKAPPPGPSRPAVRLVDAVGDARPQPVDSWV, from the exons ATGCCGGCCGAACTCAGACAG GAGCAGAGCCCGGGCAGCCAGGCCTCACTGGCCACGATGCCGGAGGCGCCCGAGGTGCTGGAGGAGACCGTGACGGTGGAAGAGGACCCgggcacccccacctcccacgtGTCCATCGTCACGTCGGAAGACGGCACCACGCGCCGCACGGAGACCAAG GTCACCAAGACAGTCAAGACGGTGACCACGAGGACCCTGCGCCAGGTGCCCGTGGGCCCCGACGGCCTCCCCCTGCTGGACGGAGGGCCCCCCCTGGGCCCCTTCACCGACGGCCCCCTGGACCGGCACTTCCTGCTGCGTGGGGGCGGCCCAGCGGCCACGCTCTCCCGCACCTGCCTCGGCGGCGGGGGCGGCTTTCCCGACGAGCCCCGCGACGTCCCCGGCTACGGAAGCCTGTCTCGAGGGCTGGGCGTCCGGCCCCCACGCGGAGgccccccaggcccaggccccgGCGATGGCTGCTTCACCCTGCCCAGCCGCCGGGAGGCCTTTCCTGTGGGGCCAGGGCCGGAGCCGGGGCCGCCGGCCAGCCGCTCACAGCCCGAGCGGTTCCAGGCGGAGCCGTATGGCTTGGAGGACGACGCTCGCAGCCTGGCAGCCGACGAAGAAGGGGCCCCTGAGCTGGAGCCGGACTACTGCACCGCCGCGCGGAGGAGGCCGGACTGTGGGCGGGGCCTGCGCTCCAG GGCCTACGAGGACGTGGTGGACGACGGCGGCGAGCTGATGGAGGAGCGGCCGCCCTTCCCCGCCACCGCGGCGCCCCTGGCGCAGCCGGAACGCGGCAGCCTGGGCAGCCTGGAGCGGGTGGTGCGGCGCTCGCCCTCGGCAGACAGTGCCCGCAAGGAGCCACGCTGGCGGGACCCCGAGCTGCCCGAGGTGCTCGCCATGCTGCGGCACCCCGTGGACCCCGTGAAGGCCAACGCGGCCGCCTACCTGCAGCACCTGTGCTTCGAGAACGAGGCCGTCAAGAGGCGCGTGCGGCAGCTGCGGGGGCTGCCGCTGCTCGTGGCCCTGCTGGACCACCCGCGGGCGGAAGTGCGGCGCCGCGCCTGCGGGGCACTGCGGAACCTCTCCTACGGCCGGGACGCCGACAACAAGGCCGCCATCCGGGACTGTGGCGGAGTGCCCGCACTGGTGCGCCTGCTGCGGGCAGCGCGGGACAGCGAAGTCCGCGAGCTTGTCACAG GCACGCTCTGGAACCTGTCATCCTACGAGCCCCTGAAGATGGTCATCATCGACCATGGCCTGCAGACGCTGACCCACGAGGTCATCGTGCCGAACTCGGGCTGGGAGCCGGAGCCCAATGAGGACTCCAAGCCACGGGACGCCGAGTGGACAACCGTCTTCAAGAACACGTCAGGTTGCCTGAG GAATGTGAGCTCAGACGGCGCAGAGGCCCGGCGGCGGCTCCGCGAGTGTGAGGGGCTGGTGGACGCCCTGCTGCACGCTCTGCAGTCGGCCGTGGGCAGGAAGGACACTGACAACAAG TCGGTGGAGAACTGTGTGTGCATTGTCCGGAACCTCTCCTACCACGTGCATAAGGAGGTGCCGGGGGCCGAAAGGTACCAGGAGGCCGAGCCCGAGCCCCCGGGTGGTTCCGGGAGCGCCCAGCGCCGGAGCAGGGAGGACGCCGGCTGCTTCGGTGGCAAGAAGGCCAAAG GGAAGCGGGATGGAGAGATGGACCAGAACTCGGACACCCTGGACCTGCCCAAGCGCACTGAGGCTGCCAAGG GCTTCGAGCTGCTGTACCAGCCCGAGGTGGTGCGTCTCTACCTGTCCCTCCTGACGGAGAGCCGCAACTTCAACACCCTGGAGGCCGCGGCCGGCGCCCTGCAGAACCTCAGCGCCGGGAACTGGGTG TGGGCCACGTACATCCGCGCCGCGGTGCGCAAGGAGCGCGGGCTGCCGGTGCTGGTGGAGCTGCTGCAGTCGGAGACCGACAAGGTGGTGCGCGCCGTCGCCATCGCCCTGCGCAACCTCTCGCTCGACCGGCGCAACAAAGACCTTATCG GGAGCTACGCCATGGCCGAGCTTGTGAGAAACGTGCGCAGCGCGCAGGCGCCCGCCCGGCCCGGTGTccgcctggaggaggacacagtggTGGCCGTGCTCAACACGATCCACGAGATCGTGTCCGACAGTCTGGACAACGCGCGCTCGCTGCTGCAAGCTCGCGGCGTGCCCGCGCTGGTGGCACTGGGCGCCTCCAG CCAATCGGTGCGCGAGGCGAAGGCCGCGTCGCACGTGCTGCAGACCGTGTGGAGCTACAAGGAGCTGCGCAGCGCCCTCCAGAAGGACGGTTGGAGCAAGGCGCGCTTCCAG TCAGCCGCTGCTAATGCCAGGGGCCCCAGGGCAGCCCCGAGTCCGGGAGGCTTGGACGACAGCACGCTGCCGCTGGTGGAAAAGAGCCTGG ACGGTGAGAAGCCAGGTGGCCGGGACATGATCCCCATGGAGGCGCTTGGTCCAG ACGGCTACTCCACCATGGACAGGAGGGAGCGTAGGCCTCGAGGCAGTGACCCAGCGGGGGAGACCTCTGAGAAGGAGCCGTTGAAA CCCGACCCCAGCAGGAAGGCTCCTCCGCCCGGGCCCAGCAGGCCTGCGGTCAGGCTGGTGGACGCTGTGGGGGACGCCAGGCCTCAGCCTGTCGACTCTTGGGTCTAG
- the ARVCF gene encoding splicing regulator ARVCF isoform X10: MPAELRQEQSPGSQASLATMPEAPEVLEETVTVEEDPGTPTSHVSIVTSEDGTTRRTETKVTKTVKTVTTRTLRQVPVGPDGLPLLDGGPPLGPFTDGPLDRHFLLRGGGPAATLSRTCLGGGGGFPDEPRDVPGYGSLSRGLGVRPPRGGPPGPGPGDGCFTLPSRREAFPVGPGPEPGPPASRSQPERFQAEPYGLEDDARSLAADEEGAPELEPDYCTAARRRPDCGRGLRSRAYEDVVDDGGELMEERPPFPATAAPLAQPERGSLGSLERVVRRSPSADSARKEPRWRDPELPEVLAMLRHPVDPVKANAAAYLQHLCFENEAVKRRVRQLRGLPLLVALLDHPRAEVRRRACGALRNLSYGRDADNKAAIRDCGGVPALVRLLRAARDSEVRELVTGTLWNLSSYEPLKMVIIDHGLQTLTHEVIVPNSGWEPEPNEDSKPRDAEWTTVFKNTSGCLRNVSSDGAEARRRLRECEGLVDALLHALQSAVGRKDTDNKSVENCVCIVRNLSYHVHKEVPGAERYQEAEPEPPGGSGSAQRRSREDAGCFGGKKAKEEWFHQGKRDGEMDQNSDTLDLPKRTEAAKGFELLYQPEVVRLYLSLLTESRNFNTLEAAAGALQNLSAGNWVWATYIRAAVRKERGLPVLVELLQSETDKVVRAVAIALRNLSLDRRNKDLIGSYAMAELVRNVRSAQAPARPGVRLEEDTVVAVLNTIHEIVSDSLDNARSLLQARGVPALVALGASSQSVREAKAASHVLQTVWSYKELRSALQKDGWSKARFQSAAANARGPRAAPSPGGLDDSTLPLVEKSLDGEKPGGRDMIPMEALGPADGYSTMDRRERRPRGSDPAGETSEKEPLKPDPSRKAPPPGPSRPAVRLVDAVGDARPQPVDSWV; this comes from the exons ATGCCGGCCGAACTCAGACAG GAGCAGAGCCCGGGCAGCCAGGCCTCACTGGCCACGATGCCGGAGGCGCCCGAGGTGCTGGAGGAGACCGTGACGGTGGAAGAGGACCCgggcacccccacctcccacgtGTCCATCGTCACGTCGGAAGACGGCACCACGCGCCGCACGGAGACCAAG GTCACCAAGACAGTCAAGACGGTGACCACGAGGACCCTGCGCCAGGTGCCCGTGGGCCCCGACGGCCTCCCCCTGCTGGACGGAGGGCCCCCCCTGGGCCCCTTCACCGACGGCCCCCTGGACCGGCACTTCCTGCTGCGTGGGGGCGGCCCAGCGGCCACGCTCTCCCGCACCTGCCTCGGCGGCGGGGGCGGCTTTCCCGACGAGCCCCGCGACGTCCCCGGCTACGGAAGCCTGTCTCGAGGGCTGGGCGTCCGGCCCCCACGCGGAGgccccccaggcccaggccccgGCGATGGCTGCTTCACCCTGCCCAGCCGCCGGGAGGCCTTTCCTGTGGGGCCAGGGCCGGAGCCGGGGCCGCCGGCCAGCCGCTCACAGCCCGAGCGGTTCCAGGCGGAGCCGTATGGCTTGGAGGACGACGCTCGCAGCCTGGCAGCCGACGAAGAAGGGGCCCCTGAGCTGGAGCCGGACTACTGCACCGCCGCGCGGAGGAGGCCGGACTGTGGGCGGGGCCTGCGCTCCAG GGCCTACGAGGACGTGGTGGACGACGGCGGCGAGCTGATGGAGGAGCGGCCGCCCTTCCCCGCCACCGCGGCGCCCCTGGCGCAGCCGGAACGCGGCAGCCTGGGCAGCCTGGAGCGGGTGGTGCGGCGCTCGCCCTCGGCAGACAGTGCCCGCAAGGAGCCACGCTGGCGGGACCCCGAGCTGCCCGAGGTGCTCGCCATGCTGCGGCACCCCGTGGACCCCGTGAAGGCCAACGCGGCCGCCTACCTGCAGCACCTGTGCTTCGAGAACGAGGCCGTCAAGAGGCGCGTGCGGCAGCTGCGGGGGCTGCCGCTGCTCGTGGCCCTGCTGGACCACCCGCGGGCGGAAGTGCGGCGCCGCGCCTGCGGGGCACTGCGGAACCTCTCCTACGGCCGGGACGCCGACAACAAGGCCGCCATCCGGGACTGTGGCGGAGTGCCCGCACTGGTGCGCCTGCTGCGGGCAGCGCGGGACAGCGAAGTCCGCGAGCTTGTCACAG GCACGCTCTGGAACCTGTCATCCTACGAGCCCCTGAAGATGGTCATCATCGACCATGGCCTGCAGACGCTGACCCACGAGGTCATCGTGCCGAACTCGGGCTGGGAGCCGGAGCCCAATGAGGACTCCAAGCCACGGGACGCCGAGTGGACAACCGTCTTCAAGAACACGTCAGGTTGCCTGAG GAATGTGAGCTCAGACGGCGCAGAGGCCCGGCGGCGGCTCCGCGAGTGTGAGGGGCTGGTGGACGCCCTGCTGCACGCTCTGCAGTCGGCCGTGGGCAGGAAGGACACTGACAACAAG TCGGTGGAGAACTGTGTGTGCATTGTCCGGAACCTCTCCTACCACGTGCATAAGGAGGTGCCGGGGGCCGAAAGGTACCAGGAGGCCGAGCCCGAGCCCCCGGGTGGTTCCGGGAGCGCCCAGCGCCGGAGCAGGGAGGACGCCGGCTGCTTCGGTGGCAAGAAGGCCAAAG AAGAGTGGTTCCATCAAG GGAAGCGGGATGGAGAGATGGACCAGAACTCGGACACCCTGGACCTGCCCAAGCGCACTGAGGCTGCCAAGG GCTTCGAGCTGCTGTACCAGCCCGAGGTGGTGCGTCTCTACCTGTCCCTCCTGACGGAGAGCCGCAACTTCAACACCCTGGAGGCCGCGGCCGGCGCCCTGCAGAACCTCAGCGCCGGGAACTGGGTG TGGGCCACGTACATCCGCGCCGCGGTGCGCAAGGAGCGCGGGCTGCCGGTGCTGGTGGAGCTGCTGCAGTCGGAGACCGACAAGGTGGTGCGCGCCGTCGCCATCGCCCTGCGCAACCTCTCGCTCGACCGGCGCAACAAAGACCTTATCG GGAGCTACGCCATGGCCGAGCTTGTGAGAAACGTGCGCAGCGCGCAGGCGCCCGCCCGGCCCGGTGTccgcctggaggaggacacagtggTGGCCGTGCTCAACACGATCCACGAGATCGTGTCCGACAGTCTGGACAACGCGCGCTCGCTGCTGCAAGCTCGCGGCGTGCCCGCGCTGGTGGCACTGGGCGCCTCCAG CCAATCGGTGCGCGAGGCGAAGGCCGCGTCGCACGTGCTGCAGACCGTGTGGAGCTACAAGGAGCTGCGCAGCGCCCTCCAGAAGGACGGTTGGAGCAAGGCGCGCTTCCAG TCAGCCGCTGCTAATGCCAGGGGCCCCAGGGCAGCCCCGAGTCCGGGAGGCTTGGACGACAGCACGCTGCCGCTGGTGGAAAAGAGCCTGG ACGGTGAGAAGCCAGGTGGCCGGGACATGATCCCCATGGAGGCGCTTGGTCCAG CAGACGGCTACTCCACCATGGACAGGAGGGAGCGTAGGCCTCGAGGCAGTGACCCAGCGGGGGAGACCTCTGAGAAGGAGCCGTTGAAA CCCGACCCCAGCAGGAAGGCTCCTCCGCCCGGGCCCAGCAGGCCTGCGGTCAGGCTGGTGGACGCTGTGGGGGACGCCAGGCCTCAGCCTGTCGACTCTTGGGTCTAG
- the ARVCF gene encoding splicing regulator ARVCF isoform X6, translating into MEDCSVRSAATILASVREQEARFELLTRALEQERRHVALQLERAQQPGAGGGQSLPMAWQQLVLQEQSPGSQASLATMPEAPEVLEETVTVEEDPGTPTSHVSIVTSEDGTTRRTETKVTKTVKTVTTRTLRQVPVGPDGLPLLDGGPPLGPFTDGPLDRHFLLRGGGPAATLSRTCLGGGGGFPDEPRDVPGYGSLSRGLGVRPPRGGPPGPGPGDGCFTLPSRREAFPVGPGPEPGPPASRSQPERFQAEPYGLEDDARSLAADEEGAPELEPDYCTAARRRPDCGRGLRSRAYEDVVDDGGELMEERPPFPATAAPLAQPERGSLGSLERVVRRSPSADSARKEPRWRDPELPEVLAMLRHPVDPVKANAAAYLQHLCFENEAVKRRVRQLRGLPLLVALLDHPRAEVRRRACGALRNLSYGRDADNKAAIRDCGGVPALVRLLRAARDSEVRELVTGTLWNLSSYEPLKMVIIDHGLQTLTHEVIVPNSGWEPEPNEDSKPRDAEWTTVFKNTSGCLRNVSSDGAEARRRLRECEGLVDALLHALQSAVGRKDTDNKSVENCVCIVRNLSYHVHKEVPGAERYQEAEPEPPGGSGSAQRRSREDAGCFGGKKAKEEWFHQGKRDGEMDQNSDTLDLPKRTEAAKGFELLYQPEVVRLYLSLLTESRNFNTLEAAAGALQNLSAGNWVWATYIRAAVRKERGLPVLVELLQSETDKVVRAVAIALRNLSLDRRNKDLIGSYAMAELVRNVRSAQAPARPGVRLEEDTVVAVLNTIHEIVSDSLDNARSLLQARGVPALVALGASSQSVREAKAASHVLQTVWSYKELRSALQKDGWSKARFQSAAANARGPRAAPSPGGLDDSTLPLVEKSLDGYSTMDRRERRPRGSDPAGETSEKEPLKPDPSRKAPPPGPSRPAVRLVDAVGDARPQPVDSWV; encoded by the exons ATGGAGGACTGCAGCGTGCGCTCGGCCGCCACCATCCTGGCCTCGGTGAGAGAGCAGGAGGCCCGCTTCGAGCTGCTGACGCGGGCGCTGGAGCAGGAGCGGCGCCATGTCGCCCTGCAGCTGGAGCGCGCCCAGCAGCCTGGCGCAGGCGGCGGGCAGTCCCTGCCCATGGCCTGGCAACAGCTGGTTCTGCAG GAGCAGAGCCCGGGCAGCCAGGCCTCACTGGCCACGATGCCGGAGGCGCCCGAGGTGCTGGAGGAGACCGTGACGGTGGAAGAGGACCCgggcacccccacctcccacgtGTCCATCGTCACGTCGGAAGACGGCACCACGCGCCGCACGGAGACCAAG GTCACCAAGACAGTCAAGACGGTGACCACGAGGACCCTGCGCCAGGTGCCCGTGGGCCCCGACGGCCTCCCCCTGCTGGACGGAGGGCCCCCCCTGGGCCCCTTCACCGACGGCCCCCTGGACCGGCACTTCCTGCTGCGTGGGGGCGGCCCAGCGGCCACGCTCTCCCGCACCTGCCTCGGCGGCGGGGGCGGCTTTCCCGACGAGCCCCGCGACGTCCCCGGCTACGGAAGCCTGTCTCGAGGGCTGGGCGTCCGGCCCCCACGCGGAGgccccccaggcccaggccccgGCGATGGCTGCTTCACCCTGCCCAGCCGCCGGGAGGCCTTTCCTGTGGGGCCAGGGCCGGAGCCGGGGCCGCCGGCCAGCCGCTCACAGCCCGAGCGGTTCCAGGCGGAGCCGTATGGCTTGGAGGACGACGCTCGCAGCCTGGCAGCCGACGAAGAAGGGGCCCCTGAGCTGGAGCCGGACTACTGCACCGCCGCGCGGAGGAGGCCGGACTGTGGGCGGGGCCTGCGCTCCAG GGCCTACGAGGACGTGGTGGACGACGGCGGCGAGCTGATGGAGGAGCGGCCGCCCTTCCCCGCCACCGCGGCGCCCCTGGCGCAGCCGGAACGCGGCAGCCTGGGCAGCCTGGAGCGGGTGGTGCGGCGCTCGCCCTCGGCAGACAGTGCCCGCAAGGAGCCACGCTGGCGGGACCCCGAGCTGCCCGAGGTGCTCGCCATGCTGCGGCACCCCGTGGACCCCGTGAAGGCCAACGCGGCCGCCTACCTGCAGCACCTGTGCTTCGAGAACGAGGCCGTCAAGAGGCGCGTGCGGCAGCTGCGGGGGCTGCCGCTGCTCGTGGCCCTGCTGGACCACCCGCGGGCGGAAGTGCGGCGCCGCGCCTGCGGGGCACTGCGGAACCTCTCCTACGGCCGGGACGCCGACAACAAGGCCGCCATCCGGGACTGTGGCGGAGTGCCCGCACTGGTGCGCCTGCTGCGGGCAGCGCGGGACAGCGAAGTCCGCGAGCTTGTCACAG GCACGCTCTGGAACCTGTCATCCTACGAGCCCCTGAAGATGGTCATCATCGACCATGGCCTGCAGACGCTGACCCACGAGGTCATCGTGCCGAACTCGGGCTGGGAGCCGGAGCCCAATGAGGACTCCAAGCCACGGGACGCCGAGTGGACAACCGTCTTCAAGAACACGTCAGGTTGCCTGAG GAATGTGAGCTCAGACGGCGCAGAGGCCCGGCGGCGGCTCCGCGAGTGTGAGGGGCTGGTGGACGCCCTGCTGCACGCTCTGCAGTCGGCCGTGGGCAGGAAGGACACTGACAACAAG TCGGTGGAGAACTGTGTGTGCATTGTCCGGAACCTCTCCTACCACGTGCATAAGGAGGTGCCGGGGGCCGAAAGGTACCAGGAGGCCGAGCCCGAGCCCCCGGGTGGTTCCGGGAGCGCCCAGCGCCGGAGCAGGGAGGACGCCGGCTGCTTCGGTGGCAAGAAGGCCAAAG AAGAGTGGTTCCATCAAG GGAAGCGGGATGGAGAGATGGACCAGAACTCGGACACCCTGGACCTGCCCAAGCGCACTGAGGCTGCCAAGG GCTTCGAGCTGCTGTACCAGCCCGAGGTGGTGCGTCTCTACCTGTCCCTCCTGACGGAGAGCCGCAACTTCAACACCCTGGAGGCCGCGGCCGGCGCCCTGCAGAACCTCAGCGCCGGGAACTGGGTG TGGGCCACGTACATCCGCGCCGCGGTGCGCAAGGAGCGCGGGCTGCCGGTGCTGGTGGAGCTGCTGCAGTCGGAGACCGACAAGGTGGTGCGCGCCGTCGCCATCGCCCTGCGCAACCTCTCGCTCGACCGGCGCAACAAAGACCTTATCG GGAGCTACGCCATGGCCGAGCTTGTGAGAAACGTGCGCAGCGCGCAGGCGCCCGCCCGGCCCGGTGTccgcctggaggaggacacagtggTGGCCGTGCTCAACACGATCCACGAGATCGTGTCCGACAGTCTGGACAACGCGCGCTCGCTGCTGCAAGCTCGCGGCGTGCCCGCGCTGGTGGCACTGGGCGCCTCCAG CCAATCGGTGCGCGAGGCGAAGGCCGCGTCGCACGTGCTGCAGACCGTGTGGAGCTACAAGGAGCTGCGCAGCGCCCTCCAGAAGGACGGTTGGAGCAAGGCGCGCTTCCAG TCAGCCGCTGCTAATGCCAGGGGCCCCAGGGCAGCCCCGAGTCCGGGAGGCTTGGACGACAGCACGCTGCCGCTGGTGGAAAAGAGCCTGG ACGGCTACTCCACCATGGACAGGAGGGAGCGTAGGCCTCGAGGCAGTGACCCAGCGGGGGAGACCTCTGAGAAGGAGCCGTTGAAA CCCGACCCCAGCAGGAAGGCTCCTCCGCCCGGGCCCAGCAGGCCTGCGGTCAGGCTGGTGGACGCTGTGGGGGACGCCAGGCCTCAGCCTGTCGACTCTTGGGTCTAG